From a region of the Odoribacter splanchnicus DSM 20712 genome:
- a CDS encoding AMP-binding protein, with product MEENFLYYIEHSIRIHWEEPALTDYQGQTHTFGDVAHHIARLHLLFEESGIRRGDKIALCSRNQTNWGIAFLAILSYGAVAVPILHEFKADNIRHIVNHSEARILFAGTPIWEELQKEEMPKPETVIKMEDYSLFYNTNPALAKAHGHWEELFRQKYPAALRPEDIHYEPDQPDQLAMINYTSGTTSASKGVILSYRSMWSNLKYALDKMGYNPGERLVSILTMAHMYGLAFELIYPFASGTHVYFISKTPAPKIINEIFSAVRPNLIVAVPLIIEKIIKHRVLPQLEKFHIKLFLKIPYLNRRLRLSIRDKIVNAFGGRFKLIAIGGAALNFEVEKFLSSVQFPYTVGYGMTECGPAISYDDWHTFKAGSCGKAVDRMEIAINSSDPENIVGEILVRGANVMDGYYKNHEATSSAIDEDGWLHTGDLGTIDSEGYLFIKGRSKNMILGPSGQNIYPEEIEDRLNALPYVSESLVIEKDGKLIALVYPDYEVVKKEKISPEQLKTKMDENRKLLNHMLPMYSQVARLKIQETEFEKTPKRSIKRYLYQ from the coding sequence ATGGAAGAGAATTTTTTATACTATATAGAACATAGTATCCGAATCCATTGGGAAGAACCGGCCTTAACCGACTACCAGGGCCAAACCCATACCTTCGGAGATGTAGCCCACCATATTGCCCGTTTGCACCTGTTATTCGAAGAAAGCGGAATCCGCCGGGGAGATAAAATCGCTCTTTGCAGCCGGAATCAGACCAACTGGGGAATCGCTTTTCTGGCAATCCTTTCGTATGGAGCAGTAGCAGTACCTATTTTACACGAATTCAAAGCCGACAATATCCGCCATATCGTCAACCATTCGGAAGCCCGGATTCTATTTGCCGGTACTCCCATCTGGGAAGAACTGCAAAAAGAAGAAATGCCGAAACCGGAAACCGTCATCAAGATGGAGGACTATTCTCTTTTCTATAATACCAATCCGGCACTGGCAAAAGCTCACGGACATTGGGAAGAGTTATTCAGGCAAAAATACCCCGCCGCCCTGCGTCCGGAAGATATCCATTACGAGCCGGATCAACCTGACCAGCTGGCCATGATCAATTATACTTCCGGTACAACCAGCGCTTCGAAAGGAGTGATATTGTCTTACCGCAGTATGTGGTCGAACCTGAAGTATGCCCTGGACAAAATGGGCTACAATCCGGGCGAACGGCTGGTCTCCATACTGACCATGGCTCATATGTACGGTCTGGCCTTCGAACTGATCTATCCCTTTGCCAGTGGTACACACGTTTATTTTATCTCCAAAACTCCGGCCCCGAAAATCATTAACGAAATATTTTCGGCTGTCCGTCCCAACCTGATCGTTGCCGTACCCTTGATTATCGAGAAAATCATCAAACACCGGGTACTGCCACAACTGGAAAAATTTCATATCAAGCTATTCCTGAAAATCCCCTATCTGAACCGCAGATTAAGGCTGTCGATCCGGGATAAAATCGTCAATGCTTTCGGGGGACGTTTCAAACTGATCGCTATCGGAGGCGCAGCATTAAATTTCGAAGTAGAGAAATTCCTTTCTTCCGTACAATTTCCTTACACCGTCGGTTACGGTATGACCGAATGCGGTCCGGCCATTTCTTATGACGACTGGCACACCTTCAAAGCCGGTTCGTGCGGTAAAGCTGTCGACCGGATGGAAATTGCCATCAACTCCTCCGACCCCGAAAATATCGTCGGAGAAATATTAGTGCGGGGAGCGAATGTCATGGACGGCTATTATAAAAACCACGAAGCCACTTCGTCTGCTATCGACGAAGACGGCTGGTTGCATACCGGCGACCTGGGAACTATCGACAGTGAGGGTTATCTCTTTATCAAAGGCAGAAGTAAGAACATGATCCTGGGTCCCAGCGGACAAAATATTTATCCCGAAGAAATCGAGGACCGGCTGAATGCCCTACCCTATGTTTCCGAATCGCTGGTCATTGAAAAGGACGGTAAATTAATCGCCCTCGTCTATCCGGATTATGAAGTAGTGAAAAAAGAAAAGATCAGCCCTGAGCAGCTTAAAACTAAAATGGACGAAAACCGTAAACTCCTCAACCATATGCTGCCGATGTACAGCCAGGTTGCCCGTTTAAAAATCCAGGAAACCGAATTCGAGAAAACGCCAAAACGAAGTATAAAACGTTATCTGTATCAATAA
- a CDS encoding AMP-binding protein has protein sequence MEENFIKYIEQSIKDHWDLPALTDFKGATSSYKDVARKIEKLHLLFEHCGIRKGDKIALCSRNTSSWGIAFLATLSYGAVAVPILNEFKPDNVHHIVNHSEARLLFAGDVVWENLDESAMPDLDGVLRIEDYSLRTSNSKQLTEARARLNELFGKKFPDRFRAEDVHYEYDTPDQLAVINYTSGTTSSSKGVMLPYRSLWTNLQFAIDTYGINPGEQIVCMLPMAHMYGLAFEFIYQFVNGTHIHFLSRTPSPKIIADAFATVKPDLIITVPLVIEKIIKKKVFPTIEKPHMKLLMNIPIINDKIRESIRQKVIDAFGGKFKELIIGGAALNKEVEIFLRSIRFPYTVGYGMTECGPLLTYDNWKTFRQSSCGKAVPRVELRIDSGDPQHIVGEILAKGICVMTGYYKNPEATAAAIDRDGWLHTGDMGIIDQDGYLFIKGRCKNMILSSNGQNIYPEEIEDKLNNMPYISESIVIEKEGKLVALIYPDFDLVNEEKITDEKLDELMTANLKEINQQLPAYSQLNTYKLYNEEFEKTPKRSIKRFLYQ, from the coding sequence ATGGAAGAAAATTTTATAAAATATATTGAACAGAGCATTAAAGATCATTGGGATCTGCCTGCCTTGACCGACTTTAAGGGAGCTACCAGTTCTTACAAAGATGTAGCCCGTAAAATCGAGAAATTACACCTTCTTTTCGAACATTGCGGAATCCGTAAAGGGGATAAGATCGCTCTTTGCAGCCGGAATACCAGCAGTTGGGGTATCGCTTTTCTGGCCACACTTTCTTACGGAGCTGTAGCTGTACCCATACTCAACGAGTTTAAACCCGATAATGTCCATCACATCGTGAACCATTCGGAAGCCCGTTTGCTCTTTGCCGGAGATGTGGTCTGGGAAAATCTCGACGAATCGGCTATGCCCGACCTCGACGGCGTACTCCGGATCGAAGATTACTCGCTCCGCACCTCGAATAGTAAGCAACTGACCGAAGCCAGAGCCAGATTAAACGAACTGTTCGGAAAAAAATTCCCCGATCGTTTCCGTGCCGAAGATGTTCATTACGAATACGATACGCCCGACCAGCTGGCCGTGATCAATTATACCTCGGGCACCACCAGTTCTTCCAAAGGAGTGATGCTGCCTTACCGTAGCTTGTGGACCAACCTGCAATTTGCCATCGATACCTACGGGATCAATCCGGGTGAACAAATCGTATGTATGCTCCCGATGGCTCATATGTACGGCCTGGCTTTTGAATTTATTTACCAATTTGTCAACGGGACCCACATCCATTTTTTATCCCGTACCCCGTCACCGAAAATCATAGCAGATGCTTTCGCCACGGTAAAGCCCGATCTGATCATTACGGTTCCCCTGGTTATTGAAAAGATCATCAAGAAGAAAGTTTTCCCGACCATCGAGAAACCGCATATGAAATTACTGATGAACATACCGATCATCAACGATAAAATCAGGGAAAGCATCCGGCAAAAGGTCATCGACGCCTTCGGAGGAAAATTCAAAGAATTAATCATCGGAGGAGCAGCCCTGAACAAGGAAGTAGAGATCTTTCTCCGCTCGATTCGTTTTCCTTACACGGTGGGATACGGCATGACCGAATGTGGTCCTCTGCTCACTTACGACAACTGGAAAACTTTCCGTCAGAGCTCCTGTGGCAAGGCAGTGCCTCGTGTCGAACTTCGGATCGACTCCGGCGATCCCCAACATATCGTAGGGGAAATCCTGGCTAAAGGGATTTGTGTGATGACCGGTTACTACAAAAATCCGGAAGCTACGGCTGCCGCCATCGACCGGGACGGCTGGCTACATACCGGAGATATGGGAATCATCGACCAAGACGGCTACCTGTTTATCAAAGGACGATGTAAAAACATGATCCTCAGCTCAAACGGTCAGAACATTTATCCTGAAGAAATCGAGGATAAACTCAACAACATGCCCTATATCAGCGAATCCATCGTTATCGAAAAAGAAGGAAAACTCGTAGCCCTGATCTACCCCGATTTCGATCTGGTAAACGAAGAAAAAATTACCGATGAGAAACTGGACGAACTGATGACCGCCAACCTGAAAGAAATCAACCAACAGCTCCCGGCTTACAGCCAGCTGAATACTTACAAGCTCTATAACGAAGAGTTCGAGAAAACCCCGAAACGGAGTATTAAACGATTTTTGTATCAGTAA
- a CDS encoding acyl carrier protein phosphodiesterase gives MNYLAHIFLSGNDRCIQIGNFIGDGVKGDGYKQYPRKFQQGILLHREIDAFSDRHPLVREAVGIGRETFGRYSAVVNDILFDYFLASRFQDYAGLPLKRFSRRFYTALAWNYRHLPERFQGFIWHFILTDRLCRYASLTGIQQSLEIMTRYRGLQIDPAQTPLFMQEHGERLQKIFREFFPELHERCKQSIYLKS, from the coding sequence ATGAACTATCTCGCCCACATTTTCCTTTCGGGTAATGACCGTTGTATTCAGATCGGTAATTTTATCGGGGATGGGGTCAAAGGGGACGGGTATAAACAATATCCCCGGAAATTCCAGCAAGGAATTTTGTTACACCGCGAAATCGATGCTTTCTCGGACCGGCATCCGTTGGTCCGGGAAGCCGTAGGGATAGGCCGGGAAACTTTCGGGCGTTATTCGGCTGTAGTGAACGACATCTTGTTCGATTATTTCCTGGCCAGCCGGTTTCAGGACTATGCCGGTCTTCCCCTCAAACGGTTCAGCCGGAGGTTTTATACCGCCTTAGCCTGGAACTACCGCCACCTGCCGGAACGTTTTCAGGGGTTCATATGGCATTTCATCCTGACTGACCGATTGTGCCGTTATGCCTCCCTAACGGGAATCCAGCAATCCCTGGAAATCATGACCCGCTACCGGGGATTGCAGATCGATCCTGCCCAAACGCCGCTATTTATGCAGGAGCACGGAGAACGATTACAAAAAATATTCCGGGAGTTTTTCCCGGAATTACACGAAAGATGCAAACAATCGATTTATCTAAAGTCGTAA
- a CDS encoding glutamate decarboxylase, which yields MKTENPNTPIFGTPEEARVAPKFEMPKTSMPGEVAYQLVHDEAMMDGNARLNLATFVTTWMDDYARRVMTENMDKNMIDKTEYPQTAEIERRCVNIIAKLWHSPEPPYCTGTSTVGSSEACMLGGIAALKRWQKRRRAKGLPTNKPNFIISTCMQVVWEKFAIYWDVEMRMVPVTMEKITMDPQDVVGMCDENTICVVPIQGVTITGLNDNVKEINDALDKLNAEKGWEICIHVDAATGGFIHPFIDPDTVWDFRLKWVLSISVSGHKFGLVYPGVGWVVWKDKQYLPEEMNFAVNYLGANIPSISINFSRPGNQVLAQYYQFLRLGMEGYRQIQQNCIDVCLYLKQQLKEMGIFEFFSDDMPNPLFIWKLKNDSSRKWTLYDLSDALHAQGWQVPAYTMPKNMEDVVIMRVVVRQGTGKDLADLLVKDIKTNIAQLNQLQEPTNSAILWNKREPQKPRGFNHSR from the coding sequence ATGAAAACAGAAAATCCAAACACTCCAATTTTCGGAACACCTGAAGAAGCCCGTGTAGCTCCTAAGTTTGAAATGCCTAAAACCTCTATGCCGGGAGAGGTGGCTTATCAGTTGGTACACGATGAAGCGATGATGGATGGAAATGCCCGATTGAATCTGGCCACTTTCGTTACCACTTGGATGGACGACTATGCCCGCCGGGTGATGACCGAAAATATGGACAAAAACATGATCGATAAAACCGAGTATCCGCAAACTGCCGAGATAGAAAGACGTTGTGTGAACATTATCGCTAAATTGTGGCATTCACCCGAACCTCCCTATTGTACCGGTACCAGTACCGTCGGTTCGTCCGAAGCTTGTATGCTGGGAGGTATTGCTGCCCTGAAACGCTGGCAAAAACGTCGTCGTGCCAAAGGTTTGCCTACCAATAAACCTAATTTTATCATTTCCACCTGTATGCAGGTCGTTTGGGAAAAATTTGCCATCTATTGGGACGTTGAAATGAGAATGGTTCCCGTGACGATGGAAAAAATTACCATGGATCCGCAGGATGTGGTCGGTATGTGTGATGAAAATACCATTTGTGTCGTTCCGATTCAGGGGGTTACGATCACCGGATTGAATGATAATGTAAAAGAGATCAACGATGCCCTGGATAAACTGAACGCAGAAAAAGGATGGGAAATATGTATTCATGTGGATGCTGCTACCGGTGGTTTTATCCATCCGTTTATCGATCCGGATACCGTTTGGGATTTCCGTTTGAAATGGGTGTTATCTATCAGTGTTTCCGGCCATAAGTTCGGATTGGTATATCCGGGTGTCGGTTGGGTGGTTTGGAAAGATAAACAATATCTGCCCGAAGAGATGAACTTTGCCGTGAACTATCTGGGAGCCAACATTCCGAGTATTTCTATTAACTTCTCCCGTCCGGGCAATCAGGTATTGGCACAATACTACCAGTTCCTGCGTTTAGGTATGGAAGGTTACCGGCAGATCCAGCAGAATTGTATCGATGTATGTCTCTATCTGAAACAACAGTTAAAAGAGATGGGGATCTTTGAATTTTTCAGTGACGATATGCCTAATCCGTTGTTTATCTGGAAACTGAAAAATGATTCTTCCCGGAAATGGACGTTATATGACCTTTCGGATGCTTTGCATGCCCAGGGATGGCAGGTGCCGGCTTATACCATGCCGAAGAATATGGAAGATGTCGTGATCATGCGTGTCGTTGTACGGCAGGGAACCGGTAAAGACCTGGCCGATCTATTGGTGAAAGATATTAAAACCAATATTGCCCAGTTGAATCAATTGCAGGAACCGACTAATAGCGCTATTTTGTGGAATAAGAGAGAACCACAAAAGCCCAGAGGATTTAATCACTCCAGATAA
- a CDS encoding FAD-dependent oxidoreductase, producing the protein MEHFDAIIIGFGKGGKLLAADLANRGQQVAIIERSAAMYGGSCINIACIPTKALIHQAQMIKELNLASFEEKAAAYRKAIIKKNEITTALRKLNFDRLNDHPNITVYTGVASFRSSRKIEVTTETDRLEIEGKRIFIDTGALPVIPPISGIRESRRVYTSTSLLELDLLPETLVIIGGGYIGLEFASMFAAFGSKVIVLENTTEFLSREDRTIAEAVRKVMENQGIEFHFSIEMQSIQDTDEETVVTYRDTTDKTEHSLFANAVLVATGRQPNTESLDPGVAGIHLNEHGAIIVNEYLQTTASDIWALGDVSGGKQFTYISQDDYRIIRDQLFGKGSRTIVDREPVVYTVFIDPPLSRIGLTEQEAIAKGYEVMTKTIPVEAIPRARVSGNTNGVLKSVVNAKNGKILGCTLFCIDSGEVINNVALVMKAGLDYSSLRDQIYTHPSMSEALNDLFSF; encoded by the coding sequence ATGGAACATTTTGACGCAATCATTATCGGATTTGGAAAAGGGGGTAAACTACTGGCTGCTGATTTAGCTAACCGGGGACAGCAAGTAGCCATAATCGAACGTTCGGCTGCGATGTACGGAGGCTCCTGCATCAATATCGCCTGTATTCCGACCAAAGCATTGATCCATCAGGCCCAAATGATAAAGGAACTGAATCTGGCTTCTTTTGAAGAAAAGGCAGCAGCTTATCGGAAAGCTATCATAAAGAAAAACGAAATTACCACCGCTTTACGAAAATTAAATTTCGACCGGCTCAACGACCATCCGAATATAACGGTATATACAGGAGTCGCCTCATTCCGCTCATCCCGTAAAATAGAGGTGACCACCGAAACAGACCGTCTGGAGATCGAGGGGAAACGGATCTTTATCGATACCGGAGCTCTTCCGGTGATCCCGCCGATATCAGGTATCCGGGAAAGCCGACGGGTATATACCAGTACCTCACTCCTGGAACTGGACCTGCTACCGGAAACCCTGGTCATCATCGGAGGAGGATACATCGGGTTGGAATTCGCTTCTATGTTTGCGGCTTTCGGAAGTAAGGTAATCGTATTGGAAAACACAACGGAATTTTTATCCCGCGAAGACAGAACCATTGCCGAAGCTGTACGGAAAGTAATGGAAAACCAAGGAATAGAATTTCATTTCAGTATAGAAATGCAATCAATCCAGGATACCGACGAAGAGACCGTAGTGACCTATCGGGATACGACCGATAAAACCGAACACAGCCTCTTTGCCAACGCTGTTCTGGTAGCGACAGGCCGTCAGCCCAACACCGAAAGCCTCGATCCGGGAGTGGCCGGAATACATTTAAACGAACATGGAGCGATCATCGTAAACGAATATCTGCAAACAACCGCATCGGATATCTGGGCGTTGGGAGATGTCAGCGGAGGGAAACAATTCACCTATATTTCCCAGGACGATTACAGGATTATCCGGGATCAACTGTTCGGTAAAGGCAGCCGGACCATTGTCGACCGGGAACCTGTCGTATATACGGTATTTATCGATCCACCTCTATCCCGCATCGGTTTGACAGAACAAGAAGCCATCGCCAAAGGATACGAAGTGATGACCAAAACCATTCCGGTCGAGGCCATCCCCCGAGCGCGGGTATCAGGTAATACCAACGGGGTATTGAAATCTGTCGTAAATGCCAAAAACGGAAAAATTCTGGGATGTACCCTGTTTTGTATCGATTCGGGCGAAGTGATCAACAATGTGGCCCTGGTCATGAAAGCCGGACTAGACTATTCGTCGCTCCGGGATCAGATCTATACGCATCCTTCTATGAGTGAGGCCTTGAACGATCTTTTCAGCTTTTAA